CGCCGCCGATCAGATGCCCGGCCTGCAGTTCACCCGAGAGCTCATCAAGCGCGTCGCTGGTGTGGATGTGACTGATACGTCCGACCTGCACACGATTCGCGAGGCCTGCTGCCTGGTGCGTAACCGCGCCGCTCAGCAGGGCTCTGTCTTCACTGCTGCTCCGATGCTCAAGACCCGCACGCAGGGtctcgccaccgtcgccgttgaCGGCTCCGTGTACGAGAAGACGCCGTCCTTCCAGCGCCTGTACCAGGAGTGCATAACGAGCATCCTCGGAAGCACGTCGAATGCgaaggtggtgctgcagaagGACGGTAgcggtgtcggcgccgcGATGATCTGCGCGCTGGCCGTCAACAAGAAGTAGGCAGGGTgtcagccgcagcggcagcagcagcgcgcatATACGCTCCTGTTAGGGAGAACGGTTTGAGGGGGTTGGTGGCCGCTGAAGACAACGGTAGTCATGGTCTCCTGGTGAATGTCACCGACGCATCGGTGCGCAGGCGGGAACCTCTTCCAGACGAGCACACGTTGGCTCTGccccatctccctctccctttccctccacGAGGCGGCTTCGGGCGCACACATCGTGTCCCATCatgggcgtgtgcgtctccTGAATCACCGTAACGAGGTGGCGCTCTTCCTCTCGTTCCTCAGCGAGCACTTGGCATTTGCGCTTCCGTTGTGGTGGTGAccacgacgaggacggcggctGAAGTGCGCATGCGTATCTGTGTGTCTCAGGGCGCGGCGGGTAGGAGTCAGTGgtggccccccccccacacacacagacaaccTCTTCAGCTCCGTCAGGGAGCGTGTTCTCTTTTCCTCAGGAGTCACGCTGTCCGCGAGCACCCGTTAGTTGTGagtagagagagggagtgggagggTGAAAGGTTGgcgtccctcccctcttATGCACGTCGTGCGTCGATGCTTCTACCTTcgagccaccaccaccgccccacGGCGCCTCCTgcgtgacacacacacacacagctaATGATCGTGTGGCAccctcccactcctccctccactctctcctttccctttctttgTTTACGAAGGCGTGTCTCGCTTCGTAATTCGCTCGTCTTCACCGGGCGTGACTCTCTTCCGCTGCTTGACTTTTCTGAGAaggtggaggcgggggaCAAGGTGGGGACGGCGACAGGGCTGCCAgcgagcaccgcctcccttcTCGAGCAGCCTTCGGCTTCCCACCCACTCTCTtgcgctccctctctcgttcttCCTATATAAAACGCCTCTGTGTTTCGTATTttgcttcccccctcccctcccctcctgtcCTCTCGCCATCCGCAGCCCCACACCATCCGCCGTGCCGCGCATCACCGCACGTGGCGGTCTGCATGTGGGATGGTCGGCCTCGACAGAGAGACGCTCAACGCCATTCGTATGAACGGGAAGAACTcgtggtgcggtggcgcggtggggcgagagggagggggaggcaccACCCTCTGTGCGCgccccctcaccaccacctcacgcaccgccacccgTTCTCTTTCCCTTGCCTCGGCCTCTTGGCCACCGATTCTCTTTTTCGTGGCCGTGTCTCCGTAATATGCTTCCCGTCAGCATGTTCGCTGCGGCTCCATAGCCcttcaccccctctctctgtgtcaTTGCTCCGCGACTCAAACAACCGTGGTAGGCATGCACGCGGACACATGCGAAGGGTTGTGCGACGATGGATCACAAGACTGCTCAGCTGTGTGCCTGGGTGGCTTGTGTCCGCGTGTGTCTGACCCCTGTGCCCATAACGACAgcgctctcttctctctaCCGTCTCGCTGTGGccccttcttcttccctccccgTGATGATGGGTGAAGGTGAAGGGATGggggcacacgcacctccGCACGCGGTATCTTAGGGTCCAGTAATCCCCCACTCTGTCAGGGCAGGCCAACCAACCAAGCTCCATCCTCTGCcaaatgccgagccacttctgCTGGTAAAAGGCTCGAGCACCTGCGATGTGGGGGGAGGCCAGAGCGGTGCATCGAGGggggaaaaagggggcgaaAAAGTCGGCGGCATTATGGCACTGCTATTCACTCCCCCTCCATCCCCTCTtctgtgcgtgggcgtgtgtgctcgcgAGTGCTATCCTCCGTCCTCTCAAGCAAACGAGGCGTACACACCTGGAGAGGAAGTGGGCAGGGGCGGGGCCGCAGGTCGGCCAGAGCCTAGAGGGtgcgcgcaagcacacgGAAGAGGAAGCGGTTGTAGAGGGCAGCAAAGGACATCTCTGTCACACCTgtcgcctccctccacccctttTCTATCTTGGTGACGCTTCAacaccacctcccctcccgtgGCCCCCTCAGCCACGTCTTCGCATCCGCCCATACGCGCACACTTCAATGGACTCACTGGGCCATGCTCATGCTGTCAGTATGGAGAGACGAGGTCTGCGTGtttctgtgtctgtgcacgGTACTGGAAGCTGAGCAAGTCCCGGCCTCGCCTCTGACCCCGCCCCCTCTTCATCCTCTGCTACCTGCTCACGTATCCTCTCCGCGCttttcttctccctcacgTCCCCGCCACGCCTTCCCACCCCACTTGACTGCCACTCGTGTTGTTATGAAGCACGTGTCAGCTCCCCAGGTGGCACAGCTTTGGTCACCCCTACCgatcccccaccccacccacacacgcgcgcactccACGAaaccagcagcgacagcccGTCATGCAGGCCCGTCTTCGACGCTGCCTTCAAGGCAGTCCTGGAAGTGGCGttgtctcgctctcccctGCTCAACCTCCGCAGTCTCCGACGTGGTCGTTGATCCGACGagcacccctcctcctcctcagcagcagcagcagcggtgtcaCGTCCGTGCGCAACTACTCCCATGAAGGAGATCGCTCTTCCTCGAGCTACAGacccgctgcggcagcgccttccactgccgccccctccGCGTCCCCTGAGCCAGCGACAACAACGCTCGGGGCACTCCAGCGCTATGTGCACCAACGCGACtacggcggctgcgcggccTTCTACGAGCAGCACTTCAAcccagcacagcagcactTTGTAACCGACTTTTGCCAAGACTTTGTGGCTGACGCCCGCGACGCGCTCATCACGCTGATCCGCGTGTACACCAACCTTGGACGCATCGACAAGGTGCGTGAGGTGTTTGCCGTGGGTCTGCGCGACCTCGCCGCCGCAAAAGAGCTCACGTGGACATCACCTGCGCAATATGCATGgctgggcagcagcgcgaggcggcgggacagcggcaccaccacggcTGCCACCGGCACCCCGCTGAAGCTGCAAGACGACCTCCTCGCCCCAGCTACTGCGGCGAGGGAAGGCAAGCCATGtggcaccagcgccgtcatGTGGTGGCGCCGTCCCACCATGCTCAACGCTGACGTCTTCAACGCGTACTTCGAGGCACTCACGCGGCGAAACAAGTacgccgtggaggaggccaTCTTTGTGCTCGATCAGATGAAGGCGTGTGGTGTGGAGAAGGACGCGTTGACGTACCACTACTTGGTGGAGCTGCACGTGCGAGCGGGCTACGACCCGACCGGGTTGTGGGAGGAGATGAAGCAGCAGGAGCCGGAAGTGGCTCCGCTGCCTGCCACGGTGCAGACTTTCATGCTGCGCGTTGTGCCGTACAGCGCAGACCCGTCCTTCGTGGTCGAGGTAACACGCGCCGCTCTGCGGTACGGCACCGCCATCGTGGACAAGCGCATGCTCGCTGAGCTGATGGTGCAGTGGTTGAGCCCGGTGCGTGCCCCCAACCACGGTGAGAGCAACGGAGGCAGTGGCAGCCAGCACACCGTGGCGCAGGCATCTCGCCTTGGgctcagcaccgcctcgccgtcctccgcGGCGCAGTACCCGCCCGAGTACGTGCTTTGGCTCATGCtggagctggagctgcgctGTGTcctggagaaggcgagctTTAGCCAGTACGTTCAGCGCCATTACTTCACGGAGTTGCTGCTACGCTGTGCCAAGTGCACCGACGCGGGTACCGCGGAGCAGGTGCTTGCGCTGATGGACCGGCACGCCATTGCCAAGACAGCAGAGGTGCTGGCGATGGTTGTCTGGTGCTGGTCGCAGGCACTGGAGATAGAGAAGGCGCTGGATCTTATCGAGTGGATGGCGCTCAAGGGCTACCTCGACCAGGTAGACTGCTTCCGCAAGGCGCAGATCGAGTCGCTGCGCTACACAATGGACCGCCACTACCTTATGACCTTCGCCGATGCCATCAACacgccggcgctggtggagcgTGCACTGTCACACCTGCAGGCGCGCCGGCAGAAGGGCGCGCTGGTGACGGTGCACACACTTGACCTGCTAGTGCTGGCGCTGGCTCGCATCGGCGAGGAGcgcaaggcgctgcagctggtcTCCGCCTACGAGCCTAGGTGGGGAgtggcgccgcgcacgaACACGTACAACGCCCTCCTCACCGGCTGctcgcgccaccgcagcacgATGCTGCACCGCGTGGTGTACAAGACGATGAAGAACAGCGGTGTTGTGCCAAACGTGCTGACGTTTCGCGTGCTCATCCGCCAGGCCGTGATGGCCGGCAACATCGACGAGGCCATCTACTACCTGGAAGAGGTGACTGCCCACCCCGGGCTGCGGGTCGAGGTAGAGATGATCCTGCCGATTTTGGAGAGGGCCGCCCGCGTCGGCGACGTGGAGACGGCCACCCGCGTCAGCCAGTACTCTCTCAAGTGCGACATCGGCATCGACGGCagcgtgctgcgcagcgtcaTGCAGCAACTGACGGAGGCGGGCCAGAGtgtggaggtgctgaagaGCCAACTGCCGCTGCACGAAGCGCTGCGGTCGCGCTCCAAGGcaggccgccagcgcgcccGCAACGAAGTGCTCGTGTAGGCGGCCGTCACGTACAATGGAAATGGATGGGTGAGTGATGGGGGAGAGACACCGGAGGTGCGCtgcacaccccacccctccgtcttccctctgtctcttgctttgcgtgcgtgttgcaGTCCTTGGTTGCTGTTGCCCTCTGCTGAGGTGCACACGGCGGGGTAGCGGCTTGATGTAACCGAGTAGACACCGttctcccaccaccacccatcTTCGCACTCGTGTGCTCGTGTGAGGGTGGGCGATGGAAGACTCGCGAATCGCACGTGCATGGGTGGCAGAAGGAGCAGGAGAActggcagcggcactggAGGCACGTGCATCTCCTCCCTCAGTGCTTCTCGCACTGGTGCGTACTGGCGATCATGAGGTGAACGTGTACCCCATCACTCCCCATCTATCTATcactccttctccctcaACGATGCCGCATGCGATACACAATacccaccaccatcaccaccgtcgccgcccctccctctctctgccaaGTGGGAGaagctcgccgccgccgcacacgcccacgcacacactcctCTTCCACAGGCCCGCGAGCACTTTAGCAGCccgagagagacgcagcggGGAGGGTAAGAgaagcaccagcagcagccgtccaCTCCACAAGAGCGTGAGCGGTTTTAACGGGTAGGTCGAAGaccgcgtgtgtgtgcaccatCGCTGTTTCTAGCTCACTGTACCCAGCTGTTGTGATAGAACTTGGACCCCACCCGCACACTGTATGGCCACCGTAGACACCGTCAAGGGGCGTTACTCGTCCTACAAGCTGCTCAACGAAGTTGGCCGTGGTGGCAGTGCGCTCGTGTACCGCGCGCAGGATGTGGCCACACGAAAAGATGTTGCCGTGAAGCAGCTCTTTGGCAACCGGCCGCAGGATATGGAAGACTGGCTGCGCGAGGTGGACGCTCTACACACACTCAACAACCATCACTGCCCGCATGTGGTGAAGTACCTGGACCACATGCAGCAGCACGATCGACTCTTCCTCGTGGAGGAGTTCACCGAGCATGGatcgctgctgcgacgtcTGAAGGAAAACGGCAAGCTTCCGGAGGACACCGCTTGCCGGTATATCTACCAGGTGCTGACGGCCCTGTGTCACATGGCCCCGTGGGGCGTCGTGCACGGTGACTTGAAGGCGTCCAACATTCTTCTCTTCGACGGCGATGTCGTGAAAGTGACCGACTTTGCACTGCGTTCGCATGGCGAGGACGATCACGAGGATGCCGagcggcgcaccaccgcggtCTCCACGCCTTCTGTCGAAGCACCGGCCCACATGAAGGGCAGCCGCGCCGGGAGGGGCGCTGGTGAAGAGTGCTCTGGCTCCGCCCTCTCGGAGTTCCGCGGCTCCGCTTACTGGGCAGCGCCGGAAGTCCTCGCCGGTGCCTCgaaggcaacggcggcgagcgACATCTGGTCGGTGGGCTGTCtcgcggtggagctgctcacGGGCGCCCCCCCGCACTTTGAGCGCCCCATCCACAACGCCATTCATCACATCCTCAAGAGCTACTACGAAGTGCTCTGTGAGAGCGAGGCCAGCCGTGTaggcgcaggtggcaccTCGCGTGCGTCCACCAACCCCGCAACCCCAAGCGCGGCAACAGGCTCTGGCGATGATGAAGGGCCGCGTGGGCCCCGGAGGAAGAAAAACGGAGCGAAAGACGCGTGTGGTGCAGCGTCTCAAAAGACAGACGTGGCGTCcgcgaggagggcgacggcaacgacgaGCACTCACAATCCGCCGAAGGAGCCGGTCGATGTGGCCAAGACAGCCGCAtctggcggcgctgtgcaTGCATCAGACCAGACTGAAGTGGCCACGCCCctgtgcgaggcggcgctgctcccgcCGCTTCCCGAGGACCTGCACCTGAGCGATGAGTGCCTGTCGTTTCTACGGATGTGCTTCCGCCCCCGCGGGATGGACCGGCCGTCGGCCGGAGAGCTGCTCCACGAGCCGTGGTTCCTGGACTGCACCGTACCGCAGCTTCTGCGGGCGGCGCGCGAGGGTCGGCCTATGAACGGGACGACAGGCGACGAgagcgtcagcgccggcaccaGCAGTGGCACCCGCTTTGGGGTGATTGAGCAATGGGTGAAGCGTAACCTGACATGTGACAACGAGAGCCGGTGCGAGGCGTGGCTGAACAGCAacgcactgccgctgctggtgccggcgctgacgccgcGTATTATGACACCCAAGTACATAGGAAACGTGATGTGGTGTTTTTCCCACTTTGCCGAGAGCCGCTCAGCCTTGGCGACGCTCTTTGTGAACCGGTTGGGGTCGACAGAGCTCtggggggtggaggagctgaCGTCGGCGTGCGACGCGGACCACCTCGCCACACTCTttcggcggtgctgtgcaACGCAGGACGCACAAGTCCCCGTGTACACCCCGACAGAcccgcgtgcgctgcgcttTGTCTTGGGCctggagaaggaaaaggttctggcatgcgtgcgcgcgttgcACTCGCGTCTCGTGCTCGAGCCAACggccgcggcgatggcggaggcTGTGAGCTCGctgaccaccaccacagacGACACCGCAGTGGATCTGAACGactgctccgcctcctcgcctgACCCCGCGGCGCCCGCGCATACGCGCGCGCCGGATTGCGCACCAGTATCCCTTCAAGAGCAACATGAACAACAGCGGCGTGCCCGTGAGCGGCTActcagcgacggcggcgcggcggtgctgtgccagtgcgtggaggcgcagtgCAAGGCCGCTTTCCTGAGCAACACAACGCCCATGATGGAGTGGAGCACGATGAACCTGCTGTTTGACGTGCTCTGCACCATCGAGCCGCTGGCGGGTgggcaggcgctgctgtggggcCTCGGCGCTGACTTCAGCGGTGGCCACACCTCTCCGAGCTCTACAGtgggcgcaggcggtggagcggcggTTGTGAAGACGCTGACGGTTGTCGTCAACCCGTGCGGGGGACGAGGGGGCGGCGAGTTGAACAGCACCTGTGACAAACCCTCGCCAGCGACGGGTGCCCCGCTTTTGGTGTCACCGATCTCCGTGAGCCCGCAGGAGTCGATCCtgacgacagcggcaccggcgggtggcggtggcggcccgcTGAGCTCCCTAGGCAGCACTATGGGCTTCGGGTGCCACACCGTCAGTGGGCTTCCACCGGAGTCAGTGCAGTGGACCACATCCATGTCATGGCTGCTCGCAGTGcaagaggcggcgcgccacctgtgcgaagcagcggtgcgcctgcTCACCCGCTACATCCCAGTCGCCAGAAGGTGCAGGGCCGAGTACCTCGAAAAGGCCGGCGTTAGTCTGACCGCAACGCTGGTCCTCGTGGGCTCGAGCGAGGTGGTCAGCACCGAGGTGCGATGCGCGGCTGTCGAAGGCCTGCCGCAGCTACAGGCGAGCTCGCTCCGTGCGGCCCGGTACCTGCGCGACCCGGTGCGCTGCATTGCCCTGCTGGCGCTCACCCTGAAGCGGTCCTACGGTGTCCCTGCGCTGACATCGTGCCTGCTCacagccatcaccgccatGACGTCCGAGAAGCAGATGCTGGCGGCCTGCACCGGCTGCCCGTGGGTGTGGGAAGCACTGGTGTCCCTGCTAAGAGAAGTGGACGCAGCTGAcaaagccgccgccgctgctgacaaGCGCACCAGCTCGCTCCCccacagcgccgccagcaccgacgCTGGCGCGGCCGAGGGGGCCGACGCCCCACCcgccttggcggcggcgagtcCCACATCCGTCAAATCGCCtagcgccagcagcagcaacggcggtggtggcagcaacggcgccgctgctgcctttgCAGACATCGTTGTTCTGCTCTCGCGTTGGTTCGCGGAGGTGACAccgacagcgctgctgagcagTCCAGtaaccgcagcagcagcggcatcggaGCCAATACCTTCCCTCGGTCATCCAGCAGCGTCCCTATCCCTCCCGGTATTGCTGCAGACACTTCGCCGCCAGCTCGTAGCGCTGTCGCAGAACGGTCGCGTCTGCCACGGGGATCTGATGCCGGACGTGGCCAAGGTGCTGCGGCATTTGGCCCCTCtcgaagccgccgccgccgccgcgtcaaCGTCGACGGCCATGGTGGCGTGAGAGCAATTCGCAAGGGAAAATGACGGGCAGCGCATGAGTGCCGCCTTTGCTCGTGCCTTACGCCGTTGTACGTATTGTTATTCTCGGGGGgttcctctctcctcggcGCCTTTGTTGACAGCgtcccacacgcgcgcatgtggaGAAGGGAAGACGAAGCGGTGGCGTGGTGCGGTAAGCCTCCTGGAAGGGTGGCGGGGTGAGATGCGGAAGGGCCTCGCGCCTGTGTGGGTGCACGTCAGCCAGACTGGGCCAGTGCCGCACCTTCCACCGTCCCCTCTaaggggcacacacacacacagtcaaGCAGGGAAGGTGTAGCGCATCCCCCACGTTGGTCAACCATGAGCATGGGTCAGTCCAGGTGCTTATGGGTGAGCCCGCCTGTGGGGACTCAGCGGCTTTAGAAGGAACGTGTGCATGGTCGCACTTGTGCCCTCTTTGCAGTTGTCTACGTCGACAGTCGCACGCacttgccgccgccacgtcgaCTCCGATGAAGGGAGCTTGCGTGCGAGTGCAACCAAGGGCAGACCCTCTGCCCTCGTCAAGGTCTACATGGTCGTTTTCTtcatgcccctccccctacccctTCCCGCTGCCATAGTGCACACGCCTCaccgcacacatacacacacacacacagagtgccaccgccgcttcgGACGCTTCCCATGTACAAGGTATTTCCCTTGCTCATACCGCGGGCCGCAAAGGTGCGTGCGCAGTGCCTCGAGCTGGGAAGTCTTAACGAATACTGCACAAGCCCGTCGACGCTggttgctgcggcgccgtccgcTACGAACGTCTACACGCTTGCCTTTGGGGAGCGCGAAGGACTCGCCCCTGGAGAGCGGCTGGAGGTGTACGGCAACACGGTGCGACTCGTGCGAACGCTCGCCTACGGCTGCCCGCGAGGTGTCACCCCCGAGAGCGCCTTCACGGGACGACTGAAGGATTCGGAGCTGACCGCCATCACGGAGCAGCTGGATTTGCTGAGGCGAGAGACGCGCAGGTCTGACACGCTACTGCATACGGCGCAGgacagcgacgccagcggACAGGCGCACAGGAGCGTAACTACGGCCGTCAGCGAGGATCCCCTACGCCCGTCAGAATGGATGCTGCGAGTGCCGGATATGACCAACAGTCACGTGCTCCGGAACGCGGTGCCGGATGACCCACAGGCGTGCTCTGGCAGGAGTCTAGCCGCCCAGCTGAGCAAGCTGCGCgtcagcgaggaggaggtggtcgTCGCGGAGTGGGTAGGAAAGCTAAAGGGGGACAGTcaggccgccgccggcgcctcctcaTGGTCGCCGCGGTCTTCATCTGCAGGTGCCTCTACGCGCGCGGAGCAGTCAgcgggtgccgctgcagcggctaAGGAGACCAACCCCAACAGCAGTAGTGCGGGGGCGACATCTGCGCTACCCGTCACACCGCTCAAAGGCGGTGTTGTGCCGCCGCCCGGTGCGGGTGGCACACTCCTCATGGAGAACGGTGTTTGCTTCCGCAACCCCGACTCGTGCGGGCTACGAGCCCTCCGCACAGCTCGCCTTGCCTTCATCTCCAGCATCGAGCGCACCGCCAACGGGCTCGcttggcggcagcgtcgccagacgtgcgaggaggcgcgtggCTTGGCTGTGCTCGACGCGAGCGCCATCGACTTCACCTTCGCGCAGGCAGCCCTGCAGTCTACCCTGGAGCTGGGCCTACACACGGGAGCGGGGTGCCAGATATCTCACGTGCCGCTGACcgatgcggcggccgcgcacgTGGAGCCGCAGGCAGCAAGCtacatccgcgtcgtcgccgccgggcCTGGTCGAGCATTGCCAAGGCCCTTCGACTATCTGCCGACCCACTCGATCGATGTTGGCGCCTACACGGCGCACCTGCCTCTGCCCGTCGGGCCTGCCGCggaagagggcggcggcggcggcgaggggtCAGCAGCCTCGAGGCGAGCATCCCGGCCTCCTGGCCGAGACGCGAGACCAAATCGACAACAACACGCCGTGCAGCTTTCCCAAGCGCttgcgacgctgcgccgcggcgccttCATGCTTGTCACGTTTGTGCCGACGTGCTCCAGCGTGGCGACGCTGTACCATCAAATGGaaacgcagcggcgcgcggagGTGCTCATCGAGCACAAGGTCATGACGGAGGCAAAAGCGTGCATCGCCGAGGCCATCGCGCGCACCGGGCGGTGGGGCTTCATCACGGACGAAGTGCTTCCCGCCGCGGACAGCGCACAGGgcagctccttctctcttgtcGTAATGCTCGAGTGACACCTCTCTCGATCCGCGGGTAGACGTGAGCTTTGGGCgattgtgtgcgtgcgcacgcgcgcgttcATCTCGTCGTGGCGCTTagcgcctccccctccccaccacaccacacatGAAGTTCGCCACAAGGACAGAGAGGCGAAAAAAGGAATCCCAGTGGGGCTGACCAATCGCTAAGAGCTCGGAGGAGAAAAGACGGAGGCAGATGACGGACGATTGCCAAGAGTCGGCACGCCAACGTGTATGGCAAGGGTTGTGTCGAAGATGGGTGTGTCGTTGGGCACAGCAAAGGggcctcccccacccacccgtcTATCCCACCCTAtccctcgtgtgtgtgtgtgggtgtgtgttgTGCGCTCTCCCTACCGCAATGCCCCGTCCTGGACCTCTTTGCTTCCTCATCTCGCTctccccgcacacacgcgcacacacacacaccgcggCACCAGTGCTCTGCCCCACCCGCCCACCCTTCACAGCCCTACACCAAAAGAGGAACATATTGCCACCCAGAGAGGAAGACTCCCGCGCGCGCTCGCTATGCTCAGCAACACCAAGGGATATCAACGCTTCTCCCGCACCCTCGGCTTCCACAGTGATGACCTCTCGAAGCTCAGCAAGGTATGCCACCAGTGGCGCGAGACAGGCAAGTGCAAGGCGTACAACAGGGAGCAAGAAGTGCGTCGCGAAATTGCTGCCgccaaggaggcggagctgctgaagaaggcgACCGCCCTCTACACCATGCAGATGGAGCTCATGGCAGACATGGCCGGTGCCGACAGggacgacgcggaggcgctggagctggTGCAGAGCGCCACGTCACGCGGGAGCTTCCCCGCCGACCCCGCCAAGCGGGAGGAGGTAATCGGCATGCTTGTcgaggagctgaagcagGAGCCGGTCTACCTCAACTGGAGCCTCGATGCCGCAGTGGCAGAGCGGCTCGTAGAGCTCAAGGTGAAGCGGTGCCCGTACAGCCATCGCGGGGATCTGAACTTAGCGCTGAAGCGCAGTcgcagggaggaggacgaggaggtgcagcgccggAGCGAAGAAGAGGTGCTGAGAGGGTCGCCCACcaacggcgcagcggctgcgtcctCATCATCGGCGGtagccaccaccacagccgcaggACCTACGAAGGGCGctgacgacgacagcgacagtGGCTGGGATGCAGCGAGGCACCGTATCTTCCGCACCCTCACGCCGCTTCAGCGCTGCGTCGTGTGTCTGCTGTGGCAACGCACCTTCCAAGTGACGCAAGGACTAGTGATGGACGTGCGGCTGGCCTTGGAGAAGCAGGTAACGGCGCAGCACAAGGTCACCGGCAGGGTGGAGCCGCCGTCGCTTtcgggcagcggcgtggcggcacaGTCATCGTCTCATCGCCCACATGGCGGCAGCCAGAACGACGTGAAGAACGCGGACGGCGAAGATGCGTTGGAGGCGTACCTCAGCTCACCTGCCTTCGAGGAACTGGTGGAGCGAGAGACGAAGCGGGTGGTGCCGCGCGTGGCCTTTCGGCCTGAGTTCGGACTCGTTGATCTGAGtgctctgccgcagcttGTGGCGCACCTAAGCGCCCATCCGACATGCGGCATCCTTCTGGCGCGCACGCTGACATACTTTACTGGAAAGGCGCTGAAGCGTGACGCCTCTTCGCCgtctgcagcaccagcagcaacatCGAGCCTCCCCAAGCACCAGAGCAACGACGCGCCGGCCCCCGAAAGcttccaccgccttctcttCCCAAGCCGCAAGCCTATCACGGAAAAGGAGCTGGACctcagcaccagcacctgCGCTGATGAGGTGATGGAGGCGATCGAGTGGGCGCTGCAGGTGTACCACCGCGATGCACAACCGCGCGCCGAAACCGAGAGGGCGGACGGGAAGGGTGAGTGGGGCATGACCCGCGACGAACGCCTATTGTGCGAGGCAATCGACACCACATCGGCTAACGTCACGGCGCTGTTCCGCAATCAGCGCATCCGCCTACACGGGCTCACGCTGACACAGTGCCAGATTACCTCGGCTGACGGCATCGTGGAGGCACTGCGTAAACGGCACTTGGAGCAGTACCTGTACGCGCTCGACCTCTCAGAGAACCGGCTGTGGTCGCTGCGCTTCCTGCTGGTGCTCCGGGCCCACTACGctcgccgcctgctgcgcctgtcTCTCCGTAACAACCCCATCACACGCAAGCCCGAGTACCAAGAACAAGTGCGCGCCTCATTGCCGCAGCTGACCTCCCTTGACGGCGAGCCGATCCGCCGCCCCCCACTGCGGCTTCCGAAGCCGTGGCCGACCTCGTGCACGCGCTGGATCGCCGACGAGGGGACGCCGGAGCATCAGGAACAGGAGTCGGTGCTCGACTGCGTGGCGCGCCTCCTGTACATCTGGGAGACGCGTCGCATCCCCCACACCGCGA
Above is a window of Leishmania mexicana MHOM/GT/2001/U1103 complete genome, chromosome 21 DNA encoding:
- a CDS encoding putative protein kinase, producing the protein MATVDTVKGRYSSYKLLNEVGRGGSALVYRAQDVATRKDVAVKQLFGNRPQDMEDWLREVDALHTLNNHHCPHVVKYLDHMQQHDRLFLVEEFTEHGSLLRRLKENGKLPEDTACRYIYQVLTALCHMAPWGVVHGDLKASNILLFDGDVVKVTDFALRSHGEDDHEDAERRTTAVSTPSVEAPAHMKGSRAGRGAGEECSGSALSEFRGSAYWAAPEVLAGASKATAASDIWSVGCLAVELLTGAPPHFERPIHNAIHHILKSYYEVLCESEASRVGAGGTSRASTNPATPSAATGSGDDEGPRGPRRKKNGAKDACGAASQKTDVASARRATATTSTHNPPKEPVDVAKTAASGGAVHASDQTEVATPLCEAALLPPLPEDLHLSDECLSFLRMCFRPRGMDRPSAGELLHEPWFLDCTVPQLLRAAREGRPMNGTTGDESVSAGTSSGTRFGVIEQWVKRNLTCDNESRCEAWLNSNALPLLVPALTPRIMTPKYIGNVMWCFSHFAESRSALATLFVNRLGSTELWGVEELTSACDADHLATLFRRCCATQDAQVPVYTPTDPRALRFVLGLEKEKVLACVRALHSRLVLEPTAAAMAEAVSSLTTTTDDTAVDLNDCSASSPDPAAPAHTRAPDCAPVSLQEQHEQQRRARERLLSDGGAAVLCQCVEAQCKAAFLSNTTPMMEWSTMNLLFDVLCTIEPLAGGQALLWGLGADFSGGHTSPSSTVGAGGGAAVVKTLTVVVNPCGGRGGGELNSTCDKPSPATGAPLLVSPISVSPQESILTTAAPAGGGGGPLSSLGSTMGFGCHTVSGLPPESVQWTTSMSWLLAVQEAARHLCEAAVRLLTRYIPVARRCRAEYLEKAGVSLTATLVLVGSSEVVSTEVRCAAVEGLPQLQASSLRAARYLRDPVRCIALLALTLKRSYGVPALTSCLLTAITAMTSEKQMLAACTGCPWVWEALVSLLREVDAADKAAAAADKRTSSLPHSAASTDAGAAEGADAPPALAAASPTSVKSPSASSSNGGGGSNGAAAAFADIVVLLSRWFAEVTPTALLSSPVTAAAAASEPIPSLGHPAASLSLPVLLQTLRRQLVALSQNGRVCHGDLMPDVAKVLRHLAPLEAAAAAASTSTAMVA